A single region of the Eulemur rufifrons isolate Redbay chromosome 8, OSU_ERuf_1, whole genome shotgun sequence genome encodes:
- the LOC138389835 gene encoding intelectin-1-like has product MNQLGFLLFLIVATRGWSEEVDNTSSQKGTCSSLSPSLPRSCKEIKAKCPSAGDGLYFLRTENGVVYQTFCDMTTGGGGWTLVASVHENNMYGKCTVGDRWSSQQGNRADSPEGDNNWANYNTFGSTEAATSDDYKNPGYYDIQAQDLSIWHVPNKSPLEHWRNSSLLRYHTEIGFFQRLGHNLFGLYQKFPVKYGEGRCWTNNGPVIPVVYDFGDAQKTASYYSPLGQKEFTAGFVQFRVFNNERAANALCAGVRVTGCNTEHHCIGGGGFFPESNPRQCGDFSAFDANGYGTHTGYSSSREITEAAVLLFYR; this is encoded by the exons ATGAACCAACTTGGCTTCCTCCTGTTCCTCATTGTGGCCACCAGAGGATGGAGTGAAG AGGTGGACAATACTTCCTCCCAGAAGGGGACCTGTTCTTCTTTGTCTCCATCTCTGCCCAGAAGCTGCAAGGAAATCAAAGCGAAGTGCCCCAGCGCCGGTG ATGGCCTGTATTTCCTCCGCACCGAGAATGGTGTCGTCTACCAGACCTTCTGTGACATGACCACTGGGGGTGGCGGCTGGACCCTGGTGGCCAGCGTGCACGAGAACAACATGTATGGGAAGTGCACGGTGGGCGATCGCTGGTCCAGTCAGCAGGGCAACAGAGCAGACTCCCCAGAGGGGGACAACAACTGGGCCAACTACAACACCTTTGGGTCTACAGAGGCGGCCACAAGTGACGACTACAAG AACCCTGGCTACTACGACATCCAGGCCCAGGACTTGAGCATCTGGCATGTGCCCAACAAGTCCCCCCTGGAACACTGGAGGAACAGCTCCCTGCTGAGGTACCACACCGAAATTGGCTTCTTCCAGAGACTGGGACATAATCTGTTTGGCCTCTACCAG AAATTCCCTGTGAAATATGGAGAAGGAAGGTGTTGGACTAACAATGGCCCAGTGATCCCTGTGGTCTATGATTTTGGCGATGCCCAGAAAACGGCGTCTTATTACTCACCTCTTGGCCAAA AGGAGTTCACTGCAGGATTTGTCCAGTTCAGGGTATTTAATAACGAGAGAGCAGCCAACGCCTTGTGTGCTGGAGTGAGGGTCACCGGATGTAACACTGAGCAT CACTGCATCGGCGGAGGAGGGTTCTTTCCCGAAAGCAATCCCCGCCAGTGTGGGGATTTCTCTGCCTTTGACGCGAATGGATATGGAACTCACACTGGTTACAGCAGCAGCCGCGAGATAACTGAGGCAGCTGTGCTTCTATTCTACCGTTGA